The Cloacibacillus sp. genome window below encodes:
- a CDS encoding flavodoxin family protein: MSDKKVLTILLGSPRAQGNSEQLADSLAKGAEEAGYEVRKVRLAPLTLKGCVDCRKCWSTGAPCVQNDDMDKVYPDMEAADVLAFVSPVYFYSWSSQIKPVWDRMLPYFMQDGPKTFRGKKAVLLSVAGDNDDSCFEGIKSSFKGCCNYADWSIAGIICAPAMYPKTDMADKGRKFLFEAYDLGKNL, encoded by the coding sequence ATGAGCGATAAAAAAGTTTTGACCATCCTGCTTGGAAGCCCGCGCGCCCAGGGCAACAGCGAACAGTTGGCGGACTCTCTCGCCAAGGGCGCGGAAGAAGCCGGCTATGAAGTGAGGAAGGTACGCCTCGCGCCGCTTACGCTGAAAGGCTGCGTCGACTGCCGCAAATGTTGGAGCACAGGCGCCCCCTGCGTCCAGAACGACGATATGGACAAAGTCTACCCTGATATGGAGGCGGCGGACGTGCTGGCCTTCGTATCGCCAGTCTACTTCTATTCATGGAGCTCACAGATCAAACCGGTATGGGACAGAATGCTTCCCTACTTCATGCAGGACGGCCCGAAGACCTTCAGAGGCAAAAAAGCGGTGCTGCTTTCTGTGGCCGGCGACAACGACGACAGCTGCTTTGAGGGCATCAAGTCCTCCTTCAAGGGCTGCTGCAATTACGCGGACTGGTCGATAGCCGGGATCATCTGCGCGCCCGCGATGTATCCGAAGACCGACATGGCCGACAAGGGCCGCAAGTTCCTCTTTGAGGCGTACGACCTGGGGAAAAATCTATAA
- the rpsI gene encoding 30S ribosomal protein S9 — protein sequence MADKKSAFLWGTGRRKNAIARVRICEGTGQFLINNREVKDYLPRVYWATQAIQPVQAAGVEGKIDVFVNAHGGGLTGQAGAIRMGVARALLKLNPNLRPVLKKAGFLTRDSRMVERKKVGLKGARANKQFSKR from the coding sequence ATGGCAGACAAAAAATCAGCTTTCCTCTGGGGCACAGGCAGAAGAAAGAACGCAATAGCCCGCGTCCGCATTTGCGAAGGCACAGGGCAGTTCCTCATCAACAATCGTGAAGTAAAAGACTACCTTCCCCGCGTCTACTGGGCGACACAGGCTATCCAGCCCGTTCAGGCCGCAGGCGTTGAAGGCAAGATCGACGTATTCGTGAACGCTCACGGCGGCGGTCTTACAGGTCAGGCCGGAGCTATCCGCATGGGCGTAGCCCGCGCGCTTCTGAAGCTCAACCCGAACCTTCGTCCCGTCCTCAAAAAGGCCGGCTTCCTCACGCGCGACTCCCGCATGGTAGAGCGCAAGAAGGTCGGACTCAAGGGCGCACGCGCGAACAAGCAGTTCTCAAAGCGTTAA
- a CDS encoding nicotinate phosphoribosyltransferase: protein MTVKPLDSQKDIASFKPTPGRLFSATHDEILTGWTTDIYFLKTRDVLRSAGLLETPVTAEVFTRKEGTFSGSEEVLNLFRSLPDPPQVEALEEGDSFGPKEVLMRITGTYDSFGLYETVLLGMLASSTGWATAAKECVEAAAGRNVLCFGARHVHPAIAPVMERAAKIAGCSAMSCILAAKLCGEEPKGTIPHAAILMVGDTVKLAKLYDAQVPAEEPRIVLVDTFKDEAEETLRVADALGGKLSGIRLDTPGERGGVTPDLVREIRWRLDKAGFEKVQIIATGGLTPERIKIMNEAGADVYGVGSYITNGAQRDMTMDIKMVDGRPVAKRGRLPGLIPNPRLKRVL, encoded by the coding sequence ATGACCGTAAAACCTTTAGACAGCCAGAAGGATATTGCCTCGTTCAAACCGACGCCGGGGCGGCTTTTTTCAGCTACTCACGACGAGATACTAACGGGATGGACGACGGACATATATTTCCTTAAGACACGCGACGTTCTCCGGTCCGCGGGGCTGCTTGAGACGCCGGTGACGGCTGAGGTATTTACGCGCAAGGAAGGAACCTTTTCCGGCTCCGAAGAGGTGCTGAACCTCTTCCGCAGCCTTCCTGACCCGCCTCAGGTAGAGGCGCTTGAAGAGGGAGATAGCTTCGGTCCCAAAGAGGTGCTCATGCGTATCACAGGTACCTATGATTCCTTCGGGCTTTACGAAACGGTGCTGCTTGGAATGCTCGCTTCGTCAACAGGCTGGGCCACCGCCGCAAAAGAATGCGTAGAGGCCGCTGCGGGAAGAAACGTCCTCTGCTTCGGAGCGCGCCACGTCCATCCGGCTATCGCGCCGGTAATGGAGCGCGCGGCGAAGATCGCCGGATGCAGCGCGATGAGCTGCATACTTGCCGCGAAGCTCTGCGGTGAGGAACCAAAAGGCACTATTCCGCACGCAGCCATTCTGATGGTCGGCGACACTGTCAAGCTCGCGAAGCTCTACGACGCTCAGGTGCCAGCGGAGGAACCAAGAATAGTGCTAGTGGACACGTTCAAAGACGAAGCCGAAGAGACGCTTCGCGTGGCTGATGCGCTTGGCGGCAAGCTTTCCGGCATTCGGCTGGACACGCCGGGCGAACGCGGCGGCGTGACTCCCGATCTCGTTCGCGAGATACGCTGGAGGCTCGACAAGGCCGGCTTTGAAAAAGTACAAATAATCGCCACCGGCGGCCTCACTCCGGAACGCATCAAGATAATGAACGAGGCGGGAGCCGATGTTTACGGAGTAGGAAGCTACATAACGAACGGCGCTCAGCGCGATATGACGATGGACATCAAAATGGTGGACGGCAGACCCGTCGCAAAACGCGGCCGCCTTCCGGGGCTCATCCCCAACCCGAGACTTAAACGCGTTCTCTAA
- a CDS encoding N-acetylmuramoyl-L-alanine amidase translates to MLSLRVINKAARLAVLLLALCAVFAASSACAADTLSLWNGEVKKGDILVRKNGAVQEAAFDQVASALGLLSKEVPGTFAITLDGKKIEVWNASNVVRASGTIISSPVPISAADGHWWVESAAVTQALNLFFASLGRPAAFEWKASSSDGAAAQQQAAQETQTPPRPTVQLPPQQPAPVVQPAQPPAQVIAQQTPKSNDVVKVAPPAEEKETSMPQQPIMAAFTGKERPVVVVDAGHGGHDPGAGANNLREKDINLKAALQLGEILRQYGIDVRLSRKTDVYLKLAERTAFANQNDADVFLSLHCNAMGKGGSNISGLEYYIMASPSDRDALNLAIAENKEISVGMDTAKDAQRADKKTQLLLKILGDMQQNDKINESTTLTEVLHKAGKAAGLPIRKVKQAPFFVLRGAAMPAVLVEMGYITNAAEARKLNSASYREVMLRSVAQGVVQYIKEHRVNK, encoded by the coding sequence ATGTTGTCATTGCGGGTAATTAATAAAGCCGCAAGGCTAGCGGTGCTGCTGCTTGCTTTGTGCGCCGTCTTTGCCGCCTCGTCCGCCTGCGCCGCGGATACGCTTTCTTTGTGGAACGGCGAGGTAAAAAAAGGCGACATCTTGGTGCGTAAAAACGGAGCCGTCCAAGAGGCAGCCTTCGATCAGGTGGCCTCCGCGCTTGGACTTCTTTCAAAAGAGGTCCCCGGAACATTCGCCATAACGCTGGACGGCAAAAAGATAGAGGTCTGGAACGCCTCTAACGTCGTGAGAGCCTCCGGTACGATAATAAGCTCTCCCGTGCCGATAAGCGCAGCGGACGGCCACTGGTGGGTGGAAAGCGCGGCGGTAACTCAGGCGCTCAACCTTTTCTTCGCCTCACTGGGACGGCCCGCGGCCTTTGAATGGAAGGCGTCGTCATCGGATGGCGCCGCCGCGCAGCAGCAAGCGGCGCAGGAGACGCAAACGCCGCCAAGGCCTACGGTCCAGCTTCCGCCTCAGCAGCCTGCGCCAGTCGTCCAACCGGCCCAGCCGCCCGCGCAGGTAATCGCGCAGCAGACGCCTAAATCTAATGATGTCGTAAAAGTGGCGCCTCCCGCTGAAGAAAAAGAGACCTCAATGCCGCAGCAGCCGATAATGGCCGCGTTTACCGGAAAAGAACGTCCCGTCGTCGTGGTTGACGCGGGGCACGGCGGACATGACCCGGGAGCGGGCGCAAACAACCTGCGCGAAAAGGACATCAACCTCAAGGCCGCGCTGCAGCTTGGCGAGATACTGCGCCAGTACGGAATAGACGTAAGGCTCTCCCGAAAGACCGACGTCTATCTGAAACTGGCCGAACGCACCGCCTTTGCGAACCAGAACGACGCCGACGTCTTTTTGAGCCTGCACTGCAACGCGATGGGCAAAGGCGGCTCAAATATCTCTGGGCTTGAATACTACATCATGGCCTCCCCGTCGGACCGCGACGCGCTGAACCTGGCCATTGCTGAAAACAAGGAAATCTCCGTCGGCATGGACACGGCTAAAGACGCGCAGCGCGCGGATAAAAAGACGCAGCTTCTGCTTAAGATACTGGGCGACATGCAGCAGAACGATAAAATAAACGAAAGCACGACGCTCACCGAAGTGCTGCACAAAGCGGGGAAAGCGGCGGGGCTTCCGATACGCAAGGTCAAGCAGGCGCCTTTCTTCGTGCTGCGCGGCGCGGCAATGCCCGCCGTCCTCGTTGAAATGGGCTACATAACGAACGCCGCCGAGGCGCGCAAGCTCAACTCGGCCTCGTACCGCGAGGTGATGCTGCGCAGCGTAGCACAAGGCGTCGTCCAGTACATAAAAGAACACAGGGTAAACAAGTAA
- the rplM gene encoding 50S ribosomal protein L13, whose translation MIGTRSYMAKGEGVERKWYVLDASEKNLGRLSVEAARILTGKHKPTYTPHVDTGDFVIIINAAKVGLTGKKLTQSTIQRHTGHPGGLKTLTYKQVLERRPEQLIERVIWGMLPKTKLGRDMYRKLKVYAGEAHPHAAQQPEKLD comes from the coding sequence ATGATAGGTACACGTTCCTACATGGCCAAAGGTGAAGGAGTCGAGCGCAAGTGGTATGTACTCGACGCTTCAGAAAAGAACCTTGGCCGTCTCTCAGTTGAGGCAGCACGCATTCTTACAGGAAAGCACAAGCCCACATATACGCCCCACGTTGACACAGGCGATTTCGTCATAATCATCAACGCGGCTAAGGTCGGCCTTACAGGCAAAAAGCTGACGCAGTCGACGATCCAGAGGCACACCGGACATCCCGGCGGTCTTAAGACGCTCACATACAAGCAGGTGCTTGAGCGCCGTCCCGAGCAGCTCATCGAGCGCGTCATCTGGGGAATGCTTCCCAAGACGAAGCTCGGCCGCGACATGTACCGCAAGCTCAAGGTATACGCCGGCGAAGCGCATCCGCACGCGGCGCAGCAGCCCGAGAAGTTAGACTAA
- the folE2 gene encoding GTP cyclohydrolase FolE2 — protein sequence MRDVQNETDTRRLAIDRVGIRDISWPISVPDRTNGTQETVAQVSLSVSLPQDYRGTHMSRFIEVLSAQEKSVTFHNMEGLLCSLKERLKARDAHTIFSFPYFITKTAPVSGAKGRVRCDIQFDAKLTDDVFDLVTTVTAPVQTLCPCSKEISEFGAHNQRAHAEMAVRLSNFVWLEELVQMADECASAPIYSLLKREDEKFVTELAYSNPRFVEDSVRELALKMQADARVVWYRVSVTSHESIHNHDAFAVIERDKR from the coding sequence ATGCGTGACGTTCAGAATGAAACAGATACCAGACGCCTTGCGATAGACCGCGTAGGCATTCGGGACATTTCGTGGCCCATCTCCGTGCCGGACAGAACGAACGGGACGCAGGAGACCGTGGCCCAGGTGAGCCTTTCCGTCTCACTGCCGCAGGATTACCGAGGCACGCACATGAGCCGCTTTATAGAGGTCCTCAGCGCGCAGGAAAAGAGCGTCACCTTTCATAATATGGAGGGGCTGCTTTGCAGCCTTAAGGAACGCCTTAAGGCGCGCGACGCGCACACCATATTTTCTTTCCCATATTTCATTACAAAGACCGCGCCGGTGAGCGGAGCCAAAGGCCGCGTACGCTGCGACATACAGTTTGACGCAAAGCTCACAGACGACGTATTTGACCTTGTAACGACCGTGACGGCGCCTGTACAGACGCTATGCCCCTGTTCAAAGGAAATATCTGAATTTGGGGCGCACAATCAGCGCGCGCACGCCGAGATGGCTGTGCGTCTTTCAAATTTCGTCTGGCTTGAGGAACTTGTGCAGATGGCCGACGAATGCGCCTCGGCGCCAATTTACAGCCTGCTTAAGCGGGAAGATGAAAAATTTGTGACGGAGCTGGCCTACAGCAATCCACGCTTCGTAGAGGACTCAGTTCGGGAGCTTGCGTTAAAGATGCAGGCCGACGCCCGCGTAGTCTGGTACCGCGTCTCTGTGACAAGTCACGAGAGCATACACAATCACGATGCCTTTGCTGTAATAGAAAGGGACAAACGTTAA
- a CDS encoding TldD/PmbA family protein, whose amino-acid sequence MPAFMERGCVEALAAHALCAALKKGASGADVLYSEGSGCGLALKDGEIEECTSGTSSGLGIRTIFSDGRQGIAYGSRLDSASVDELVEWSLHNARLSEPDEGVLLYDGPLVRVDELEEEDPAIAEITHAQRMKHCMEMTEAARAADKRIISVRSASWRDGRGASFFATSKGLAGWESGSSASCGLLVLAQAGDSTEMGGYGMDGMRLFELDTLKTAARAVRDTTAALGGRPLPTGGYTIMIEPEAACAIVDVLGGLFCASDVLRGRSMMKGRLGEIVASSCVSLTDNGRIPWKPGSSSWDSEGVPTQKTELIKNGVANAFLYNLQYAAKDGTKSTGNCARGMSSLPDVGVTNLILEPGAESESQLMSRVKNGMYVTEFMGLHTIDPISGDFSIGAKGLRIENGELTTPVSGVTMASNLLLFIKNITAAASELKFSGSTASPALVVENVVIAGN is encoded by the coding sequence GTGCCGGCATTCATGGAACGCGGCTGCGTAGAGGCGCTCGCCGCGCACGCTCTTTGCGCCGCTCTTAAAAAGGGCGCGTCCGGCGCGGACGTGCTCTACAGCGAGGGCAGCGGCTGCGGCCTCGCGCTGAAGGACGGAGAGATAGAGGAATGCACCTCCGGCACCTCTTCAGGGCTTGGCATAAGAACTATATTTTCAGACGGAAGACAGGGAATAGCCTACGGCAGCCGGCTGGATTCGGCCTCCGTCGATGAACTTGTAGAATGGAGCCTGCACAACGCGCGGCTCTCCGAACCTGACGAAGGCGTGCTGCTCTACGACGGGCCGCTCGTGCGCGTCGATGAGCTGGAAGAGGAAGACCCCGCCATCGCCGAGATAACGCACGCGCAGCGCATGAAGCACTGCATGGAGATGACGGAGGCGGCGCGTGCCGCGGACAAAAGGATAATCTCCGTCCGTTCCGCCTCGTGGCGCGACGGACGCGGCGCTTCGTTTTTTGCAACCTCAAAGGGGCTTGCGGGATGGGAGAGCGGTTCCAGCGCAAGCTGCGGCCTGCTCGTGCTCGCTCAGGCGGGAGACTCCACCGAAATGGGCGGTTACGGCATGGACGGAATGCGCCTATTTGAGCTGGACACGCTAAAGACCGCCGCGCGCGCCGTGCGTGATACGACGGCGGCGCTTGGCGGGCGTCCGCTCCCCACCGGCGGCTACACGATAATGATAGAGCCAGAGGCCGCCTGCGCGATAGTAGATGTGCTTGGAGGACTTTTCTGCGCCTCCGACGTCTTGCGCGGACGTTCAATGATGAAGGGGCGTCTTGGCGAAATTGTAGCCTCTTCGTGCGTCAGCCTCACAGACAACGGACGCATCCCGTGGAAGCCTGGCAGTTCGTCATGGGATTCCGAGGGAGTGCCGACGCAGAAGACGGAACTTATAAAGAACGGCGTGGCGAACGCCTTTTTATATAATCTCCAATACGCGGCAAAAGACGGAACAAAATCGACTGGCAACTGCGCGCGCGGAATGTCGTCGCTGCCGGACGTAGGCGTGACGAACCTCATACTTGAGCCGGGCGCGGAGAGCGAAAGCCAGCTTATGAGCCGCGTCAAAAACGGCATGTACGTGACGGAGTTCATGGGCCTTCACACGATAGACCCGATAAGCGGGGATTTTTCGATAGGAGCGAAGGGGCTGCGCATCGAAAACGGCGAGCTGACCACTCCGGTGAGCGGCGTCACAATGGCCTCGAACCTGCTTCTGTTTATAAAAAATATTACGGCGGCGGCCTCGGAGCTGAAATTTTCAGGTTCTACGGCCTCTCCCGCGTTGGTGGTGGAAAATGTTGTCATTGCGGGTAATTAA
- a CDS encoding class I SAM-dependent rRNA methyltransferase, protein MTVSKKAMRRAVLNESGIERVKARHPWIFRGHLSQAPSCAPGDIVSFTDRRGQIFGWGLWSDTALCIRALSFGSHEPNQKELLRRRIESALDVRKKWCPNDQSFRWVHGEGDMLPGITADLYGDVLSLQLSVMGWYRHAEEVAATFRKVKKLSAIILRNDTKHLDKEGIPHEIKPLLGEMPEGPIKVKIGDTFELVDIAGGQKTGAYLDVRNVPALLDPLYAGAEVLDCFSFQGHFALHALKMGAASVTAIDQSQPALDRAKENMALNDLPDKTVFRCGNAFDIMREMDAERRRFDLVIMDPPPFSPSRDKLDSARRGYKELAVRGFRRLEQGGHLAFLSCSHAFTRDMLLDTLRDAAKDAERTCRVVHEIHQPQDHPALLGVPETDYLKGFVMGVE, encoded by the coding sequence ATGACGGTTTCAAAAAAAGCAATGCGCCGCGCCGTGCTCAATGAGAGCGGCATCGAAAGGGTCAAGGCCCGTCATCCGTGGATTTTCCGCGGACATCTGAGCCAGGCCCCCTCATGCGCTCCGGGAGACATCGTCTCCTTTACGGATAGACGCGGGCAGATATTCGGCTGGGGACTGTGGAGCGACACAGCTCTCTGCATACGCGCTCTTTCCTTTGGCAGCCACGAGCCGAACCAGAAAGAGCTCCTTCGCAGGCGCATAGAATCGGCGCTCGACGTGCGCAAAAAATGGTGCCCCAACGATCAATCTTTCCGCTGGGTCCACGGCGAGGGAGACATGCTCCCCGGCATAACGGCAGACCTTTACGGCGACGTGCTCTCGCTCCAGCTTTCTGTCATGGGCTGGTACCGCCACGCTGAGGAGGTCGCGGCCACATTCCGCAAAGTAAAGAAACTCTCCGCGATAATCCTTCGCAACGACACGAAACATCTCGATAAAGAGGGCATACCGCACGAAATAAAACCGCTTCTTGGTGAAATGCCGGAAGGGCCTATCAAGGTGAAGATAGGCGATACGTTTGAGCTTGTAGACATCGCGGGCGGTCAGAAGACTGGCGCCTACCTCGACGTGCGCAACGTACCGGCGCTGCTTGACCCGCTCTACGCCGGAGCCGAAGTGCTAGACTGTTTCAGCTTCCAGGGCCATTTCGCGCTGCACGCGCTGAAAATGGGCGCGGCCTCCGTCACGGCCATCGACCAGTCTCAGCCCGCGCTCGACCGCGCGAAGGAAAACATGGCGCTGAACGACCTGCCGGACAAGACGGTCTTTCGCTGCGGCAACGCCTTTGACATCATGCGCGAAATGGACGCGGAGCGCAGGCGTTTTGACCTCGTCATAATGGACCCGCCGCCCTTCTCTCCGTCGCGTGACAAGCTGGACTCTGCGCGCCGCGGCTATAAGGAACTTGCAGTGCGCGGCTTTCGCAGACTCGAACAGGGAGGGCATCTCGCCTTCCTCTCATGCAGCCACGCCTTCACGCGCGACATGCTGCTTGATACTCTGAGAGACGCCGCAAAAGACGCGGAGAGGACATGCCGCGTCGTACACGAGATACACCAGCCTCAGGACCATCCAGCGCTGCTTGGAGTGCCTGAAACGGATTACCTCAAGGGTTTTGTAATGGGGGTAGAGTAA
- the secG gene encoding preprotein translocase subunit SecG yields MKTIFGVLHILVCLALIAVVMMQHRKTGGFSGSFGGGGTQADMGGTWQRMTALTKITACLIGAFMVISIIQVVIR; encoded by the coding sequence GTGAAAACCATTTTTGGTGTACTTCACATCCTAGTTTGTTTAGCTCTAATCGCCGTCGTAATGATGCAGCACAGAAAGACCGGCGGATTCTCCGGCTCCTTCGGCGGAGGCGGCACCCAGGCTGATATGGGCGGCACATGGCAGCGCATGACGGCGCTCACCAAGATAACCGCCTGTCTCATAGGCGCATTCATGGTCATCTCAATCATTCAGGTCGTCATCAGATAG
- the queD gene encoding 6-carboxytetrahydropterin synthase QueD: MLLCRDFKFDAAHNLIHYHGKCERLHGHTYHLRITLEGAPDSEGMVYDFVDLKKAVNELVLSKLDHAYINDILPQPTAEYISIWIFRQLDAALSRDNCRLYSVRLWETESSSVICRREDAADA, translated from the coding sequence ATGCTGTTGTGCCGTGACTTTAAATTTGATGCAGCGCATAATCTTATACATTATCATGGAAAGTGTGAACGTCTGCACGGGCATACCTACCATCTGAGGATCACGCTGGAAGGCGCTCCTGATTCAGAGGGGATGGTCTATGATTTTGTGGACCTTAAGAAGGCCGTAAACGAGCTGGTGCTTTCAAAGCTCGACCACGCCTACATAAACGATATCCTTCCGCAGCCTACCGCGGAGTATATCTCAATATGGATATTCAGACAGCTTGACGCCGCGCTTTCGCGCGACAACTGCCGCCTTTATTCTGTGAGGCTCTGGGAGACGGAAAGCTCTTCCGTCATCTGCCGCAGGGAGGATGCCGCCGATGCGTGA
- a CDS encoding GntG family PLP-dependent aldolase has translation MHKIMDFRSDTVTRPSDEMRKVIACAEVGDDIFGDDPSSNALSKYAAEATGKEAAIFACSGTMGNLLAFATAGRHGESILCGRRSHVWNSEVGGLSAVAGLCPYSLDDGDGVPSPEDIAKSSRADGNIHHADTTILALENTHNYTGGIAVSPEKFAAAAREGKRLGFHVHLDGARLFNAAVYYGVDVRLFADEVDSVQFCLSKGLGAPLGSMLCGSHDFIERAKKWRKRLGGAQRQVGIAAAAGLYALKNNVARLADDHANAKLFAETLKAGGVAVENTPNMTNMVFFPLTDGQPSDADFVARCEARGLLTEAIEPRRVRFVTHIDIDRDDIERAADIVLTVLK, from the coding sequence ATGCATAAAATAATGGATTTTAGAAGCGATACGGTTACAAGGCCAAGTGACGAAATGAGGAAGGTCATTGCCTGCGCGGAGGTCGGGGACGACATCTTCGGCGACGACCCTTCGTCGAACGCGCTTTCAAAATACGCGGCCGAGGCGACCGGCAAAGAGGCGGCGATATTCGCCTGCTCAGGAACGATGGGCAACCTGCTCGCCTTCGCCACCGCGGGAAGACACGGTGAAAGCATCCTCTGCGGCAGACGTTCGCACGTCTGGAACTCCGAGGTGGGCGGCCTATCCGCCGTCGCGGGGCTCTGTCCCTATTCGCTTGACGACGGAGACGGCGTGCCGTCCCCGGAGGACATAGCGAAGTCAAGCCGCGCGGACGGAAACATCCATCACGCCGACACGACGATACTGGCGCTTGAAAACACTCATAACTACACGGGCGGCATAGCCGTCTCTCCTGAAAAATTCGCGGCGGCGGCGCGCGAGGGCAAACGCCTCGGCTTTCATGTGCATCTTGACGGAGCGCGCCTTTTCAACGCGGCGGTCTATTACGGCGTCGACGTGCGCCTCTTTGCGGACGAAGTCGATTCCGTGCAGTTCTGCCTCTCAAAGGGCCTTGGAGCGCCTCTTGGCTCTATGCTCTGCGGCTCGCACGACTTCATTGAACGCGCGAAAAAATGGCGCAAACGTTTGGGCGGAGCGCAGCGTCAGGTGGGGATCGCGGCGGCCGCCGGCCTTTACGCGCTGAAAAACAACGTAGCGCGCCTTGCGGACGACCACGCAAACGCGAAGCTCTTCGCGGAAACGCTGAAAGCGGGCGGCGTCGCAGTTGAGAACACCCCAAATATGACAAATATGGTATTCTTCCCGCTCACGGACGGACAGCCCTCCGACGCCGACTTTGTAGCGCGCTGCGAGGCGCGCGGGCTTCTCACCGAGGCCATAGAGCCGCGCCGTGTTCGTTTTGTGACGCACATAGACATCGACCGCGACGACATTGAACGCGCGGCGGACATCGTCCTTACGGTGCTTAAATAG
- the rdgB gene encoding RdgB/HAM1 family non-canonical purine NTP pyrophosphatase produces MLLILASGNRGKYNEMRELLSPCGVELLFGGEMPAPLEVEETGDSYLENALLKARAWSLATGLPALADDSGIEVRALNGAPGIHSARVIDGSDRDRMLWLAAQMEGKNDRAARFACSIAVVFPDAKEPLSITEYCPGSIADAPAGVSGFGYDPLFVPDGYDKTFAELGDEIKNKISHRAKAIKGIAERLVSVVKSYAVRSM; encoded by the coding sequence ATGCTGCTGATATTGGCAAGCGGCAACCGAGGCAAATATAACGAAATGCGCGAGCTGCTTTCGCCATGCGGCGTAGAGCTTCTCTTTGGAGGAGAGATGCCGGCCCCTCTTGAAGTGGAGGAGACGGGAGACAGCTATCTAGAAAACGCCCTGCTCAAAGCCCGCGCCTGGTCGCTTGCGACCGGACTTCCGGCGCTTGCGGACGACAGCGGCATCGAGGTGCGCGCGCTTAACGGCGCGCCGGGCATCCACTCCGCGCGCGTAATAGACGGCAGCGACCGCGACAGGATGTTGTGGCTTGCCGCCCAGATGGAAGGAAAGAACGACCGCGCTGCGCGGTTTGCCTGTTCGATAGCCGTCGTCTTTCCCGACGCAAAAGAACCTCTTTCCATCACGGAATACTGTCCCGGCAGCATAGCAGACGCGCCCGCCGGGGTCTCCGGCTTCGGGTACGATCCGCTCTTCGTGCCGGACGGATATGATAAAACGTTTGCCGAGCTTGGAGACGAAATAAAAAATAAAATTTCTCATAGAGCAAAGGCGATAAAAGGTATAGCCGAAAGGCTGGTCTCTGTGGTAAAATCATACGCTGTACGCAGTATGTAA
- the rph gene encoding ribonuclease PH: protein MMYGPRLDGRPLEQIRTLTFERGVSRYAEGSALVRCGNTHVLCTASIDEKVPPFMRGNGGGWVTAEYSMLPRATHQRSLRDSSRGKVNPRASEIQRLIGRSLRAAVSLDKLGERTITIDCDVLQADGGTRTASISAGFIALFDAMRWLRDNKWLDRIPLKNQIAAVSVGKVASLLMLDLCYEEDSSAQVDANLVMTGAGDFIELQGTGEGGSFSMAELAGIIDLGWSGISEIQQKQRDALELTDEEKALFAKCC, encoded by the coding sequence ATGATGTACGGCCCAAGATTAGACGGCAGACCGCTTGAACAGATCCGCACTCTTACGTTTGAACGCGGCGTCAGCCGTTATGCGGAAGGCTCTGCGCTCGTGCGCTGCGGCAACACGCATGTGCTGTGCACCGCCTCCATCGACGAAAAGGTGCCGCCCTTCATGCGCGGCAACGGCGGCGGCTGGGTGACTGCGGAATATTCAATGCTCCCGCGCGCCACGCATCAGCGTTCGCTGCGCGACAGCAGCCGCGGCAAGGTCAACCCGCGTGCAAGCGAGATACAGAGGCTCATAGGCCGCTCGCTGCGCGCCGCGGTGTCTCTTGACAAGCTCGGCGAGCGCACCATCACAATAGACTGCGACGTCTTGCAGGCGGACGGCGGCACACGCACCGCGTCGATATCCGCCGGCTTCATCGCGCTCTTTGACGCTATGCGCTGGCTGCGCGACAACAAATGGCTCGACCGGATACCGCTCAAAAACCAGATAGCCGCGGTGAGCGTCGGCAAAGTGGCCAGCCTTTTGATGCTGGACCTCTGCTACGAAGAGGATTCTTCCGCTCAGGTCGACGCGAACCTCGTCATGACCGGCGCGGGTGACTTCATCGAACTGCAGGGCACCGGAGAGGGCGGTTCCTTCTCCATGGCGGAGCTTGCCGGAATAATCGACTTGGGTTGGAGCGGCATCTCCGAGATACAGCAGAAACAGCGCGACGCGCTTGAACTGACCGACGAAGAAAAGGCGCTCTTTGCCAAATGCTGCTGA